One window of Silvimonas iriomotensis genomic DNA carries:
- the rhaS gene encoding rhamnose ABC transporter substrate-binding protein yields the protein MHRNIKLLAMPVLLAALLSATAMGAGIKKDLKIAFLPKQINNPYEVIADNGGLEAIKEMGGVGKVVGPSDAGASSQVSYINTLITQKQNAIVIAANDANAVVPYLKKAQAQGIKVVTFDSDTAPEGRALFINQADSESIGRGQIQLLSKLIGGEGEFAILSATPNATNQNTWIKWMEDELKKPEYAKIKLVKVAYGNDDDQKSFVETQGLLQAYPNLKAIVAPTTVGISAAARYISTSPKKGTFVVTGLGTPNQMRAFVKNGTVKAFQLWDPGALGYLAAYAAANLASGNITGKEGETFEAGKLGKRTVGKSGEVILGPPTTFDASNIDNFNF from the coding sequence ATGCACAGAAACATCAAGTTACTGGCCATGCCGGTACTGCTTGCGGCGCTGCTGTCTGCCACAGCAATGGGCGCGGGGATCAAGAAAGATTTGAAGATCGCGTTCCTGCCCAAACAGATCAACAACCCGTATGAAGTGATCGCTGACAACGGCGGCCTTGAGGCGATCAAGGAAATGGGCGGCGTGGGCAAGGTGGTCGGCCCGTCGGATGCTGGCGCGTCGTCGCAGGTGTCGTACATCAACACGCTGATCACGCAAAAGCAGAACGCCATCGTGATCGCCGCCAATGATGCCAATGCCGTGGTGCCATACCTGAAGAAGGCGCAGGCGCAAGGCATCAAGGTGGTGACGTTTGACTCGGATACCGCACCGGAAGGCCGTGCGCTGTTCATCAACCAGGCTGACAGCGAATCCATTGGCCGTGGCCAGATCCAGTTGTTGTCCAAACTGATTGGCGGCGAGGGCGAGTTTGCCATTCTGTCGGCCACGCCCAACGCCACCAACCAGAACACCTGGATCAAGTGGATGGAGGATGAACTGAAGAAGCCGGAATACGCCAAGATCAAACTGGTGAAGGTGGCCTATGGCAACGACGATGACCAGAAATCCTTCGTTGAAACCCAGGGTCTGCTGCAAGCGTATCCGAACCTGAAAGCCATCGTCGCCCCGACCACGGTGGGTATCTCTGCGGCAGCGCGTTATATCTCGACATCGCCCAAGAAAGGTACGTTTGTGGTGACCGGTCTGGGTACGCCTAACCAGATGCGTGCGTTCGTGAAGAACGGCACGGTCAAGGCCTTCCAGTTGTGGGATCCGGGCGCACTAGGTTACCTGGCGGCTTACGCTGCGGCTAACCTGGCTTCGGGCAACATCACCGGTAAAGAAGGCGAAACCTTTGAAGCCGGCAAACTGGGCAAGCGCACTGTGGGCAAGAGCGGCGAGGTGATCCTTGGACCACCGACCACGTTTGATGCTTCCAACATCGACAACTTCAATTTCTGA
- a CDS encoding PqiB family protein, which translates to MTDQTHTPAPQDEDIPSAKALPKRRLPSLIWLIPIVAALAGGWIAVHAIMQRGPTITIRFDTAEGIEAGKTKIKYKDVDIGNVTGVVLTEDRQHIKVTAQLAHATDDLLGDKTQFWVVRPRVAGGTVSGLSTLLSGAFIGIDPARKATDKRDFVGLEQAPIVTTRQAGREFVLKAQDMGSIDVGTPLFFRRVQVGEVSAYTLDKDGKGITVKAFVHAPYDQYVTSNTRFWHASGVDVSLDANGLRIETQSLASIAIGGIAFQAPPDQPVAEPAAADTQFTLAADRNSAMKEADRERAPFVLYFRESLRGLSVGAPVDFRGITIGEVKAINFEFSKEKREILMPVTIDLYPDRLRGRMRQDQPIHTPAENVRILNAMVAHGLRAQLRTGNLITGQLYIALDFMPGASKADIDWKQFPPSLPSVAGSLTQLQDTALSIAKKLDALPIESIGKNADQAMRNANKVLDNADQLVSRLKNEVTPEAQTTLKAAQDAINQAKQTLSPDAPVQQNMNDTLQEVSKAAQAFRDLSDYLSRHPDALLRGQKEDAK; encoded by the coding sequence ATGACTGATCAGACCCACACTCCCGCCCCGCAAGACGAAGATATTCCCTCTGCCAAAGCTTTGCCCAAGCGTCGCCTGCCCTCGTTGATCTGGCTGATTCCCATTGTGGCTGCGCTGGCCGGCGGCTGGATTGCCGTGCACGCCATCATGCAGCGCGGGCCGACCATTACCATCCGTTTTGATACGGCTGAAGGCATCGAGGCCGGCAAGACCAAGATCAAATACAAGGATGTGGATATCGGCAATGTCACCGGCGTGGTGCTGACCGAGGATCGCCAGCACATCAAGGTCACGGCGCAACTGGCCCACGCCACCGATGACCTGTTGGGCGACAAGACTCAGTTCTGGGTTGTGCGTCCGCGCGTCGCCGGCGGCACCGTCAGCGGCTTGTCGACCTTGTTGTCCGGGGCCTTTATCGGGATCGACCCGGCGCGCAAAGCCACCGACAAACGCGATTTTGTCGGCCTGGAACAAGCCCCCATCGTCACCACCCGCCAGGCCGGGCGGGAGTTTGTGCTCAAAGCGCAAGACATGGGCTCGATCGACGTTGGCACGCCGTTGTTCTTTCGTCGCGTGCAGGTGGGTGAGGTCTCTGCCTATACCCTGGACAAAGACGGCAAGGGCATTACCGTCAAAGCGTTTGTCCATGCGCCGTATGACCAGTACGTCACCAGCAACACCCGTTTCTGGCATGCCAGCGGTGTGGATGTCTCGCTCGACGCCAATGGTCTGAGAATTGAAACCCAGTCGTTAGCCTCCATTGCCATTGGCGGCATTGCTTTCCAGGCACCGCCGGATCAACCAGTGGCTGAGCCCGCCGCGGCCGACACCCAGTTCACGCTGGCGGCAGACCGCAACAGCGCCATGAAAGAGGCCGATCGCGAACGCGCACCGTTTGTGCTGTATTTCCGCGAGTCGCTGCGCGGTCTTTCTGTGGGTGCGCCGGTTGATTTCCGCGGCATCACCATTGGTGAAGTCAAAGCGATCAATTTCGAGTTCTCCAAAGAGAAACGCGAGATTCTGATGCCGGTCACCATTGATCTTTATCCTGACCGCTTGCGCGGCCGCATGCGCCAGGATCAGCCCATCCACACGCCGGCAGAGAACGTCCGCATTCTGAACGCCATGGTCGCCCATGGTCTGCGCGCCCAGTTGCGTACCGGCAATCTGATCACCGGCCAGTTGTACATTGCGCTGGACTTCATGCCAGGCGCCAGCAAGGCCGATATCGACTGGAAACAGTTCCCGCCGTCCTTGCCGTCTGTTGCCGGTAGCCTGACGCAGTTGCAGGACACCGCGCTGTCGATTGCCAAGAAGCTGGATGCGTTGCCGATCGAGTCCATTGGCAAGAACGCAGACCAGGCCATGCGCAACGCCAACAAGGTGCTTGATAACGCCGACCAACTGGTCAGCCGCCTGAAGAACGAGGTCACGCCAGAAGCACAAACAACGCTCAAGGCCGCGCAGGACGCCATCAATCAGGCCAAGCAGACGCTCTCGCCAGATGCCCCGGTGCAGCAGAACATGAATGACACGCTGCAAGAGGTGTCCAAAGCCGCCCAGGCCTTCCGCGACCTGTCCGACTATCTCAGCCGCCATCCGGATGCCTTGCTCCGTGGCCAGAAGGAAGATGCCAAATGA
- a CDS encoding lactate utilization protein B, giving the protein MANDIFTDKKVDHVKGSRQFIADEPHIAFHDKRLWTLRDLRDKEAHGIAEWEQLRELASAIKSHTLTHLADYLEEFERNATANGVTVHWAKDAAEHNRIVHEILSARGVDTLVKSKSMLTEECNMRPYLQDRGMTVVETDLGERIQQLDDEPPSHIVVPAVHKLAKDVAEVFAETIGTDRSNADPHYLAEGMRQDTRPYFIKAGAGMTGCNFAVAETGTVVTCTNEGNADLSGNVPPLYIASIGIEKLIPKMEHLGVFIRMLSRSALGSPITQYTSHFRAPRAGGESHFILVDNGRSERLAMDDFWYSLKCIRCGACMNTCPVYRRSGGLSYGGVYAGPIGAIINPTFDLKKYSALPFASTLNGSCSNVCPVKINIHEQIYKWRQIVVEQGQVSFVKKESMKLAGKVLADPKRYRAWSSGAGKAMASLPRAFLYNPFNAWGKQRELPEPPGQTFHQWYAANRKPEQET; this is encoded by the coding sequence ATGGCCAACGACATCTTCACCGACAAGAAAGTCGATCACGTCAAAGGCTCGCGCCAGTTCATTGCCGATGAACCGCACATTGCCTTTCACGACAAACGCCTGTGGACACTGCGCGACCTGCGCGACAAGGAAGCGCACGGCATCGCAGAGTGGGAGCAACTGCGCGAGCTGGCCTCTGCCATCAAAAGCCACACGCTGACGCACCTGGCCGATTACCTGGAAGAATTCGAGCGCAACGCCACCGCCAATGGCGTGACCGTGCACTGGGCCAAAGACGCGGCCGAGCATAACCGCATCGTGCATGAAATCCTCTCGGCGCGCGGCGTGGATACGCTGGTCAAATCCAAGTCCATGCTCACCGAAGAATGCAATATGCGCCCGTATCTGCAAGACCGCGGCATGACGGTGGTCGAGACCGATCTGGGCGAGCGCATCCAGCAGCTGGATGACGAACCGCCATCGCATATTGTCGTGCCCGCTGTGCACAAACTGGCCAAAGACGTGGCCGAGGTGTTTGCCGAGACCATTGGCACCGATCGCAGCAATGCCGACCCGCATTACCTGGCCGAAGGCATGCGCCAGGACACGCGGCCGTATTTCATCAAGGCCGGCGCAGGCATGACCGGCTGCAACTTTGCCGTGGCGGAAACCGGCACCGTGGTGACATGCACCAACGAAGGCAATGCCGATCTTTCCGGCAATGTGCCGCCGCTGTATATCGCCAGCATCGGCATTGAAAAACTGATCCCCAAAATGGAACACCTGGGCGTGTTCATCCGCATGCTCTCGCGCAGCGCGCTGGGCTCGCCAATCACGCAATACACCTCGCACTTCCGGGCCCCGCGCGCGGGCGGGGAATCTCACTTCATTCTGGTGGATAACGGCCGTAGCGAACGGCTGGCGATGGATGACTTCTGGTACTCGCTCAAATGCATCCGCTGCGGCGCGTGCATGAATACCTGCCCGGTGTACCGGCGCAGCGGCGGGCTAAGTTACGGCGGCGTTTACGCCGGGCCCATCGGCGCCATCATCAACCCCACGTTTGACCTGAAAAAATACAGTGCGCTGCCCTTTGCCAGCACGCTCAACGGCAGTTGCAGCAACGTCTGCCCGGTGAAGATCAACATCCACGAACAGATCTACAAATGGCGACAGATTGTGGTCGAACAGGGCCAGGTGTCGTTCGTGAAAAAAGAGAGCATGAAACTGGCCGGCAAAGTGCTGGCCGACCCCAAGCGCTACCGCGCCTGGAGCAGCGGCGCCGGCAAGGCCATGGCCAGCCTGCCCCGCGCCTTTCTGTACAACCCCTTCAACGCCTGGGGCAAACAGCGCGAACTCCCTGAACCGCCCGGACAGACGTTCCACCAGTGGTACGCCGCCAACCGCAAACCGGAGCAAGAAACATGA
- a CDS encoding mechanosensitive ion channel family protein, with amino-acid sequence MPIATATASAPAHTQYTLDWLTTHALSFGVDIVFAAIILIVGWWLSNRISAMVMRSLARTSADATIRPVLASIIEWTVRLVALTAALDRFGVRTTSIVAALGAAGLAIGLALQGTLQNIAAGFMILLLRPFKVGDYIEGAGTIAGTVKEISLFYTRLNKADGQGMFVPNSQLWSNAITNYSSNGTRRIEAHLVVPHTEVTNAIEHLRMLIDSDNRILTDPAPNVVVSDFTDVGTRITVYAWTQNADFLSVKSELLGQVPPELKKTVTITQRA; translated from the coding sequence ATGCCCATCGCGACCGCGACTGCATCCGCACCTGCGCACACACAATACACCCTGGACTGGCTGACCACCCACGCATTGAGCTTTGGTGTGGATATCGTCTTTGCCGCCATCATCCTGATTGTGGGCTGGTGGTTATCCAACCGGATCAGCGCCATGGTCATGCGTTCTCTGGCCCGCACCAGCGCCGACGCCACCATTCGCCCGGTGCTGGCCAGCATTATTGAATGGACCGTGCGCCTTGTGGCACTCACCGCCGCACTGGACCGCTTTGGCGTGCGCACCACCAGCATTGTGGCGGCACTGGGCGCTGCCGGTCTGGCGATTGGTCTGGCGCTGCAAGGCACGCTGCAGAATATCGCCGCCGGCTTCATGATCTTGCTGCTGCGGCCGTTCAAGGTGGGCGACTATATCGAAGGCGCCGGCACCATTGCCGGCACCGTCAAGGAAATCAGCCTGTTTTACACACGGCTCAACAAGGCCGACGGCCAGGGCATGTTTGTGCCCAACAGCCAGTTGTGGAGCAACGCCATTACCAATTACAGCAGCAACGGCACGCGCCGGATTGAAGCGCATCTGGTGGTGCCGCATACAGAAGTGACCAACGCGATTGAGCACTTGCGCATGCTGATTGACTCTGACAACCGCATCCTCACCGACCCCGCGCCCAATGTCGTGGTGTCCGACTTCACCGACGTCGGCACCCGCATCACCGTGTATGCATGGACGCAGAACGCGGATTTCCTGAGCGTAAAGAGCGAATTGCTGGGTCAAGTACCGCCAGAACTGAAAAAAACCGTGACCATTACGCAGCGCGCCTGA
- a CDS encoding mechanosensitive ion channel family protein, which produces MTSVAFVLTRWRSPVLWALLSLFLLSPALAVTLPGLTKPAASQASAASAVAFAASLDTVITTLEDDQRRTALVAELKRMRTVASAVAQDAQAQQNVGLLGQVTGLARWMGVQTDLILTNQIAWTQLLRNAAYDFTVHVQETPGQGARVAVGFLGGLAVWAITAFVIREIALRILRRYGMGLDMPADPSTFTLLVYAARTIAPWALGLVLTVYFTSDWSHSVGGAFAFLLAWCVLCGAVFASLALALFSLCAKGHRRPAVRVLLHGCSRWLILFGAMAALNDAAGDYRTQLALGMNFCFLIITISHLVNVVLLAAFAIRFRRPVAHLIRNNPYPFRQKYKTVSEILQFASMVWQWPVLMIALVAGVGIWGSAGRNGALTDQAVRTVVWLVMAAFVSMLIHRRYQARLRHPGYAARRSAYVRRMLQFSFLLLNIVSWFLFFELILHTWHHSLADIAKLTVGGRRMDQVFFSIATTLFVMWLVWIVLDAIMEERIAGKGGYRRGGERISNRARTLLPLFRNALVVVMLIIAVIVSLANLGINVNPLLAGAGVIGLAVGFGAQALVQDLITGVFILVEDTIAVGDTIDAGGHVGTVEGLTIRTVRIRDVQGAVHSVPFSQIKVIKNMGRDFSFAVFDIGVPYDADIDKVLQIMRDTGHEMSHDVSWRHLLLAPLEVQGLERFDASAIVVRARFRTRPLQQWDVARAYNLRLKKNLDSAGISMPFPQMDIRVNGKLDLPDRVEPATPLNGPPKPGASGASPA; this is translated from the coding sequence TTGACGTCTGTCGCTTTTGTACTGACCCGCTGGCGTAGCCCGGTGCTGTGGGCCTTGTTAAGCCTGTTTTTGCTGAGCCCGGCGTTGGCGGTGACCTTGCCGGGGTTGACCAAGCCGGCGGCTTCCCAGGCCAGCGCGGCGTCTGCCGTGGCCTTTGCGGCCTCGCTCGATACCGTGATCACCACGCTGGAAGATGACCAGCGCCGTACTGCGCTGGTGGCAGAACTGAAGCGGATGCGCACCGTGGCCAGCGCGGTGGCGCAAGACGCGCAAGCCCAGCAAAACGTGGGGCTGCTGGGGCAGGTCACTGGCCTGGCGCGCTGGATGGGTGTGCAGACCGACCTGATACTGACCAACCAGATTGCCTGGACCCAGTTATTGCGCAATGCCGCGTATGACTTCACGGTGCACGTGCAGGAAACCCCGGGTCAGGGCGCGCGCGTGGCGGTGGGGTTCCTGGGTGGGCTGGCGGTGTGGGCGATCACTGCGTTTGTCATCCGCGAAATCGCACTTCGCATTTTGCGCCGCTACGGCATGGGGCTGGATATGCCGGCCGACCCCAGTACATTTACCTTACTGGTCTACGCCGCGCGTACCATTGCGCCGTGGGCGCTGGGTCTGGTGCTGACGGTGTATTTCACCAGTGACTGGTCGCACTCGGTCGGCGGGGCGTTTGCGTTCTTGCTGGCCTGGTGCGTGCTTTGCGGCGCGGTGTTTGCCTCGCTGGCGCTGGCGTTGTTTTCCTTGTGTGCCAAAGGCCATCGGCGGCCGGCCGTGCGTGTGTTGTTGCACGGTTGTTCGCGTTGGCTGATCCTGTTTGGCGCCATGGCGGCGTTAAATGATGCGGCGGGCGATTACCGCACCCAGTTGGCCCTGGGCATGAATTTCTGTTTTCTGATCATCACCATCAGCCACCTGGTGAACGTGGTGTTGCTTGCTGCGTTTGCCATCCGTTTCCGCCGGCCCGTGGCGCATCTCATCCGCAATAATCCGTATCCGTTCCGGCAAAAATACAAAACCGTGAGCGAGATCCTGCAATTTGCATCAATGGTCTGGCAGTGGCCGGTGCTGATGATTGCGCTGGTGGCCGGCGTGGGAATCTGGGGCAGTGCGGGCCGCAACGGCGCACTGACGGATCAGGCCGTGCGCACGGTGGTGTGGCTGGTGATGGCGGCGTTTGTCAGCATGCTGATCCACCGGCGCTATCAGGCACGCTTGCGCCACCCGGGTTATGCCGCGCGGCGGTCGGCGTACGTGCGGCGCATGCTGCAGTTTTCGTTTCTGCTGCTCAATATCGTCAGCTGGTTTTTGTTCTTCGAGCTGATTTTGCATACCTGGCATCACTCTCTGGCCGATATTGCCAAACTCACCGTTGGCGGGCGGCGCATGGATCAGGTGTTCTTCAGCATTGCCACCACGCTCTTTGTCATGTGGCTGGTGTGGATTGTGCTGGACGCGATCATGGAAGAACGCATTGCCGGTAAAGGCGGCTACCGGCGTGGCGGAGAGCGGATTTCCAACCGCGCCCGCACCTTGCTGCCCTTGTTTCGCAATGCCCTGGTGGTGGTCATGCTGATCATTGCGGTGATCGTGTCGCTGGCCAACCTGGGGATCAACGTCAACCCGCTGCTGGCCGGCGCTGGCGTGATCGGTCTGGCCGTGGGTTTTGGTGCGCAGGCACTGGTGCAGGATCTGATTACCGGCGTGTTTATTCTGGTGGAAGACACCATCGCCGTGGGCGATACCATCGACGCGGGCGGCCATGTCGGCACGGTAGAAGGGCTGACCATCCGGACCGTGCGGATCCGCGACGTGCAAGGCGCCGTGCATTCAGTCCCGTTCAGTCAGATCAAGGTGATCAAGAACATGGGGCGGGATTTCTCGTTTGCCGTGTTTGATATCGGCGTGCCGTACGATGCGGACATCGACAAGGTCTTGCAGATCATGCGCGATACCGGCCACGAGATGAGCCATGACGTCTCCTGGCGGCATTTGCTGCTGGCGCCGCTGGAAGTACAGGGGCTGGAGCGTTTTGATGCCAGCGCCATCGTGGTGCGGGCGCGGTTCCGCACACGCCCGCTGCAGCAATGGGACGTCGCCCGCGCGTACAACCTGCGCCTGAAAAAGAACCTGGACAGTGCCGGCATCAGCATGCCGTTCCCGCAGATGGATATCCGCGTCAACGGCAAGCTGGATTTGCCAGACCGTGTGGAGCCTGCCACGCCGCTGAACGGGCCGCCCAAACCGGGGGCCTCGGGCGCATCGCCGGCCTGA
- a CDS encoding GNAT family N-acetyltransferase: MHIRRLTPADAQLYRALRLAALADSPTSFMPTVEEEIITLTPLELEKRLAPDGHNQVLGAFEDDELVGIIGLLQDPRRKLAHKVILVGVFVNAAARGQGYATALMNAAINTAREWSGVRQVLLNVRSDNTRARHLYSKLGFKLYGREPDAILVDGTFYDEELMILML; the protein is encoded by the coding sequence ATGCACATCCGCCGTCTGACCCCCGCCGACGCCCAGCTCTACCGCGCCCTGCGCCTTGCCGCGCTGGCGGATTCGCCCACGTCGTTCATGCCGACGGTAGAAGAGGAAATCATCACCCTCACCCCGCTGGAACTGGAAAAACGCCTCGCCCCCGATGGCCATAACCAGGTGCTGGGTGCGTTTGAAGACGACGAACTGGTGGGCATCATCGGCCTGTTGCAAGACCCGCGCCGCAAACTGGCGCACAAAGTGATTCTGGTCGGCGTATTCGTCAACGCCGCCGCCCGGGGCCAGGGTTACGCCACGGCGCTGATGAACGCCGCCATCAACACCGCCCGCGAGTGGAGTGGCGTACGGCAGGTGCTGCTGAATGTGCGGTCAGACAACACGCGGGCCCGGCATTTGTATTCCAAGCTGGGTTTCAAGCTGTATGGGCGGGAGCCGGATGCGATTCTGGTTGATGGGACGTTTTATGATGAAGAGTTGATGATTTTGATGTTGTGA
- a CDS encoding LutC/YkgG family protein: MSSRDEILSRLRGAGRVPEALPDVPLFDENLPPALDQFKTALARMGGQWVDAPADGLDAWLAQRFANAKVICSAVPETAGTLQVHTVTDPRSLENVDVGIVRARFAVAETGSVWLSEAEYGVNALGYLAQHLVVLLDPAVILPNLHHAYRQAAFSQARYCALVTGPSATADIEGVLIRGAQGVRTLTVVGMRGDFLGVGGGVA, from the coding sequence ATGAGCAGCCGCGACGAGATACTGAGCAGATTGCGTGGCGCAGGCCGGGTGCCGGAGGCGTTGCCCGATGTACCACTGTTTGATGAAAATCTGCCGCCCGCGCTGGATCAATTCAAAACCGCACTGGCCCGGATGGGCGGGCAATGGGTAGACGCGCCCGCTGACGGGCTGGATGCCTGGCTAGCCCAGCGCTTTGCCAATGCCAAAGTGATTTGCAGCGCGGTGCCGGAAACGGCCGGTACGCTGCAAGTGCACACCGTGACAGACCCGCGCTCGCTGGAAAACGTGGATGTCGGCATCGTGCGGGCGCGGTTTGCAGTGGCAGAGACCGGCTCGGTCTGGTTATCCGAGGCCGAATACGGGGTAAATGCGCTGGGGTATCTGGCGCAGCATCTGGTGGTGCTGCTGGACCCGGCCGTTATCTTGCCGAATCTGCATCATGCGTATCGGCAGGCAGCGTTTAGCCAGGCGCGGTATTGCGCGCTGGTGACGGGGCCTTCTGCGACGGCGGATATTGAGGGGGTGTTGATCAGGGGGGCGCAGGGGGTGCGGACGTTGACTGTGGTTGGGATGAGGGGGGATTTTTTGGGTGTTGGTGGTGGGGTGGCTTAG
- a CDS encoding (Fe-S)-binding protein: protein MKVALFIPCFIDAFFPEVGIATLELLEKTGCSVVYPFDQTCCGQPMGNSGCEADARGAEALFVKNFADYDYVVSPSGSCVHHVRDHFTAVEQDAATRKVRASTYELVEFLHDVLKITDFPWAEFPHKVGLHNSCGTLRRLGHASPSELNVAPWSKPLDLLRGVKGIEFVTPQRPDECCGFGGTFCVTEEPVSARMGYDKVRDHAGAGAEYIVSADMSCLMHQKGCAERLGMPLRFIHIAQILNGARH, encoded by the coding sequence ATGAAAGTGGCTTTGTTTATCCCCTGTTTTATCGATGCCTTCTTCCCGGAAGTGGGCATTGCCACGCTGGAACTGCTGGAGAAAACCGGGTGCAGCGTGGTCTATCCGTTTGACCAGACCTGTTGCGGCCAGCCCATGGGCAACAGTGGTTGCGAGGCCGACGCACGTGGCGCGGAGGCCTTGTTTGTCAAAAACTTTGCCGATTACGACTACGTGGTCTCGCCCAGTGGCAGTTGCGTGCACCATGTGCGTGATCACTTCACCGCGGTAGAACAGGACGCCGCCACGCGCAAAGTGCGCGCTTCAACCTATGAACTGGTTGAGTTCCTGCACGATGTCCTCAAGATCACCGATTTTCCGTGGGCGGAGTTTCCGCACAAGGTCGGCCTGCACAATAGCTGCGGCACCTTGCGCCGGCTGGGCCACGCCAGCCCGAGCGAGCTCAATGTCGCCCCCTGGTCCAAACCGCTGGATTTGCTGCGCGGGGTCAAAGGGATCGAGTTCGTTACGCCCCAACGCCCGGATGAATGCTGCGGCTTTGGCGGGACTTTTTGCGTGACCGAAGAACCGGTCTCTGCCCGCATGGGTTATGACAAAGTGCGCGACCACGCCGGAGCAGGGGCCGAGTACATTGTCTCTGCCGACATGTCTTGCCTGATGCACCAGAAAGGCTGTGCCGAGCGGCTGGGTATGCCGCTGCGGTTCATCCACATTGCGCAAATCCTCAACGGGGCGCGGCACTGA
- a CDS encoding PqiC family protein, giving the protein MIRSALSLALAATVIALAGCGSAPPEHYYTLNPVAAPANVTPSNLAIAIAVVSIPPAVDRPQFVINQPDNSLSLLEQQRWAAPLKNQIPATLAVDLSRILGTPNVTAWPQLPLPTTSWTISVNIQRFDSIPDKMAVQEASWQILDKTSTPVKSGRSAYEEPLQGTGYAAMAAAHERALGKLAAEIAAAIPATTGK; this is encoded by the coding sequence ATGATCCGCTCCGCCCTCTCACTTGCCCTTGCAGCCACCGTGATCGCGCTAGCCGGTTGTGGCTCGGCGCCGCCGGAACACTATTACACGCTGAACCCGGTGGCCGCGCCGGCCAATGTCACGCCGTCGAACCTGGCCATTGCGATTGCAGTGGTCAGCATTCCGCCTGCGGTAGACCGGCCGCAGTTCGTGATCAACCAGCCCGACAACAGCCTGAGCCTGCTGGAGCAACAACGCTGGGCCGCGCCGCTGAAAAACCAGATCCCGGCCACGCTGGCGGTGGATCTGTCACGGATACTGGGCACGCCCAACGTGACCGCATGGCCGCAATTGCCACTGCCAACCACCAGCTGGACCATCAGCGTGAACATCCAGCGTTTTGATTCCATCCCGGACAAAATGGCAGTACAGGAAGCCAGCTGGCAGATTCTGGATAAAACCAGCACCCCGGTGAAAAGCGGCCGCAGCGCGTATGAAGAACCGCTGCAAGGCACGGGTTATGCCGCCATGGCCGCCGCGCATGAGCGGGCGCTGGGCAAGCTGGCGGCAGAAATCGCCGCGGCCATTCCTGCAACCACCGGCAAATAA
- a CDS encoding tetratricopeptide repeat protein, translating into MRWIASLIFAVATTLAFALPTEQDVQAAVKQGNFAQAQTMMAEVIAAKPDSAKAHYIYAEILAHNGQFADATNEALKAKTIDPQIHFTSPEKFRKFEAQLLNSAQPATTAGNSRAVTSQAVAPQPAPAERSSGFGWTGIILLVVAGFGILIWLTTRRREPAVFTGNGGPAQPYGVPGGYNNGVPVGSGPVVVNQGGSGLGAGLMGAAGGFAAGMLVEEMLDHRNGGLGSRPEIVENNTYIYENGASAGNVDQQLQNQSIDFGNGNSWDDNSGGGGDFSDSALDIGSDDNNW; encoded by the coding sequence ATGCGCTGGATAGCAAGTCTGATTTTTGCAGTCGCCACAACCCTGGCGTTTGCGCTGCCCACCGAACAAGACGTGCAAGCCGCGGTTAAACAGGGCAACTTTGCGCAGGCCCAGACCATGATGGCCGAAGTCATTGCGGCCAAACCTGACAGCGCCAAGGCACATTACATCTACGCTGAAATCCTGGCGCACAACGGCCAGTTTGCCGACGCGACCAACGAGGCCCTGAAAGCCAAAACCATCGACCCGCAAATCCACTTCACCAGCCCGGAGAAATTCCGCAAGTTTGAAGCGCAGTTGCTCAACTCGGCCCAGCCCGCCACCACTGCGGGCAACAGCCGTGCCGTGACCAGCCAGGCCGTCGCCCCGCAACCGGCACCGGCTGAACGCAGCAGCGGCTTTGGCTGGACCGGCATCATCCTCCTTGTCGTGGCCGGCTTTGGCATTCTGATCTGGCTGACCACCCGCCGCCGCGAACCGGCGGTCTTTACCGGCAATGGCGGCCCGGCCCAGCCCTACGGCGTACCGGGCGGCTACAACAACGGCGTGCCGGTCGGCTCTGGCCCGGTAGTGGTCAACCAGGGCGGCAGCGGCCTTGGCGCCGGTCTGATGGGCGCCGCCGGTGGCTTTGCCGCAGGCATGCTGGTTGAAGAAATGCTGGATCATCGCAACGGCGGCCTGGGTAGCCGGCCCGAGATCGTGGAGAACAACACCTATATCTACGAGAACGGCGCCAGCGCGGGCAATGTTGACCAGCAATTGCAAAACCAGTCCATTGATTTTGGCAACGGCAATAGCTGGGACGACAACAGCGGCGGTGGCGGCGATTTTTCAGACAGCGCGCTGGATATCGGCAGCGATGACAACAACTGGTAA